CCTGTTAGCGCTTGGACTCAAACCCGCCGACGCCCAACGCACCCTTTCAAAAGCGGTTGAAACCCTCAGCGCCGAAGCCGAAGTCTCCTCCCTGATTAAAGAAGCCCTCAAATATCGCTAAACGCCGCTTGGAGGATGAATTCAGCCAAATTGTCCGCTCTTTTTTGTGAGGGATAGATCGTTGCATCTGTTTTATCTTACTAATACATATAGGTTTATGGAATAAAATCCAATGCTTTCCTCGTGATATTTCTATCCGATTCTACTGAACTTTCCTGTCTCGCCATTCTCATTCTAATCTCCAGGTGGAGTCTTTTTTATATGATTACGTAGTAATCATCTGTTTTTAAATGGGTTAGGTAAAAAGATGGCATTTGCGCTTTCAATCACATTCTTACAAATTGAGTAACGGCTTCGATTACAAATTCGATTTCGAATCTCTCAATTCGTCAAATCGATATTCTAATTTCGAAAAAAAATGTAGCAAAATCAGTAGGTAAGAACAAACTTTATACTAGTTTTCTTTGTTTTTATGTTTGGTATGACAATTGATATAAGAAAACCCGAATGAACGAAACTCAGTTAATGTCATTCAACTTGGAAGGAGACAAAATCGTGGGTAAATCAGTAATGATCGTGGACGACGCCGCATTCATGCGCGCGACATTGAAAGATCTCATCAGCAAAGGCGGTTTCGAAGTCGTTTCAGAAGCCGAAAACGGCCGGGACGCAGTTGATAAATACAAAACCTTTAAACCTGACCTGGTCACCATGGATATCACCATGCCAGAAATGGACGGGCTTGAAGCGCTGAAGAAGATTAAAGAA
The Candidatus Hinthialibacter antarcticus genome window above contains:
- a CDS encoding response regulator, coding for MGKSVMIVDDAAFMRATLKDLISKGGFEVVSEAENGRDAVDKYKTFKPDLVTMDITMPEMDGLEALKKIKEIDGNAKVIMCSAIGQQANVLSAIKSGASDFIVKPFQPDRVLEALNKVAGQ